The DNA window AAGCGGTCGAGTTCCGCCCTGGGCTCGCTCTCGGTGGGCTCGATCATCAGTGTGCCGGGCACGGGGAAGCTCATGGTGGGGGCGTGGAAGCCGTAGTCCATCAGGCGCTTGGCGACGTCTTCTTCGGTGATACCCGTGGCGGCCTTGAGGGGCCGCAGGTCGATGATGCACTCGTGCGCCACGCGGCCACTGCGGCCGGTGTACAGCACCGGGTACGCGCCCTTCAGGTGGTGCGCGATGTAGTTGGCGTTCAGCAGCGCGACCTGCGTGGCCTTCTTCAGCCCGGCCGCCCCGAGCAGGCGGATGTACAGGTACGAGATGGGAAGGATGCTGGCGCTGCCATACGGCGCGGCGCTGACGGCCCCGGTGTCGCTATCGCTGGTCGGCCGCACCGTGTGGTTCGGCAGGTACGGCGCGAGGTGCGCCTTGACGCCAATCGGCCCCATGCCGGGGCCACCGCCGCCGTGCGGGATGGCGAAGGTCTTGTGCAGGTTCAGGTGGCTGACGTCGCTGCCGATCAGGCCGGGCTTGGTCAGGCCGACCTGGGCGTTCATGTTCGCGCCGTCCAGGTACACCTGCCCGCCGTGCTGGTGGATCACGTCGCAGGCGTCCTTCACGCGCTCCTCGTACACGCCGTGGGTGCTGGGGTACGTGATCATCAGCGCGCCCAGGGTGTCCGAGTACTTCTCGGCCTGCGCCGTCAGGTCGTCCATGTCGATGTTCCCGTCCGCGTCGGTCTTCACGACCACGACCTGCATACCCATCATGGCGGCGCTGGCGGGGTTGGTGCCGTGCGCGCTGGCGGGGATCAGGCACACGGTGCGGTGGCTCTCGCCGCGCGCCGCGTGGTACTTGCGGATGGTCAGCAGGCCCGCGTACTCGCCCTGCGCGCCGCTGTTCGGCTGGAGACTCACGGCGTCGTAACCGGTGATGTCGGCCAGCCACGCTTCCAGTTCCGCCAGCATGTCCGCGTAGCCTTCCGTCTGGTCGGCGGGCGCGAAGGGGTGGAGCTGCCCGAACTCGGGCCACGTCACCGGGATCATCTCGGTGGTGGCGTTCAGCTTCATGGTGCAGCTTCCCAGCGGGATCATGCCGTGCGTCAGGCTGTAGTCCTTGTTCTCCAGCCCCTTCAGGTAGCGCAGCATGCCGTGCTCGCTGTGGTGCGTGTTGAACACCGGGTGCGTCAGGTACTCGCTGGTGCGCTTCAGCGCGTCGGGGATACCGTCGGCATAAACGCCGTCCAGGTCGAGGTCGTCAGCGGGCCGCGTGCCGGTGATGGCGTGGATCAGGTCGAGCACGTCGGCGGGCGTGGTCGTCTCGTCCAGGCTGACCGTGACCCACACGCCGCCGGTGCCGTAGCGCAGGTTCATGCCCAGCGCCAGCGCCCGCTCGCGCACGGCCGCCACGTCGTCCGGCTTCACGGTCAGGGTGTCGAAGTACGTGTCCGATCCCAGCCGCACGCCCGCCTGCTCCAGCGCTCCGGCCAGGGCGCCCGTGAGGCGCTGCACGCGCTCGGCGATTGTCCGGATGCCCCTGGGCCCGTGGTACACGGCGTACGCGGCGGCCATGTTCGCCAGCAGCGCCTGCGCGGTGCAGATGTTGCTGGTGGCCTTCTCGCGGCGGATGTGCTGCTCGCGGGTCTGCATCGCCATCCGCAGGGCCGTCTTGCCGCGCACGTCCTTGCTCACGCCGATCACGCGGCCGGGCATCTGACGCTCAAAGGTCTTCTGGCATGCCAGGAACGCCGCGTGCGGCCCGCCGAAGCCCATCGGCACCCCGAAGCGCTGCGCGCTGCCGATGGCGATGTCGGTGCCCATCTCGCCCACGGGCTTCACCAGCGCAGATGCCAGCAGGTCGGTCGCCGCGACCAGCAGGCCGCCCTGCGCGTGCACCGCGTCGGCCACGGGCGAGAGGTCGTGCAGGTCGCCGTACGTGCCGGGCGTCTGCATCAGCACGCCGAAGCACTCGGGCAGCCCGCCGGCCACGTCCTGCGCCTTCATCTCCACGATCTCGAAGCCGAAGTATTCCGCGCGGGTGCGGATCACGTCCTTCGTCTGCGGGTGGACGTCGTGCGCGATCACGAAGGTGGTGCTCTTGCTCTTGCCGGCGCGTTTGGCGAGGGTCATCGCCTCGGCGGCGGCGGTCGCCTCGTCCAGCAGCGAGGCGTTGCACACCGGCAGGGCCGTCAGATCCATCACCGTCTGCTGGAAGTTCAGCAGCATCTCCAGCCGCCCCTGACTGATCTCGGCCTGGTACGGCGTGTACGCCGTGTACCACCCGGGGTTCTCCAGCATGTTCCGCAGGATCACGCCCGGCGTGTGCGTGCCGGAATATCCCATGCCGATGTAGCTGCGGAACACCTTGTTCTTCGCCGCCACGGCCTTCAGGTCGGCCAGCGCCTGCGCCTCCGTGACCGGGCCGCCGACCTGCAACTCGCCGTCAAAGCGGATGCTCTCAGGCAGCGTGGTGTCGCTCAGCTCGTCCAGGCTGGACACGCCCAGCTCGGCAAGCATCGCGGCCTGCTCCTGGGGCGTGGGGCCGATGTGGCGGTCGGTGAAGTCGGAGGTCTGGAGCAGGTCGGTCAGGGGGGTGCGGGTCATGGTGGGGACTCCTGGGGGTGGGGTCTGAGCTATGGGCTGTGGACAGAACGGATGACGGCCGCGGGCTCGGTGCTCACCGCCCACAGCTCAGACCTCATGGCGCGTCAGCTGTTCGCGCTGGTGTACGCGGCGGCGTCCATCAGGTCGCCTTCCCCGGTCACGTCCATCTTGAACAGCCAGCCGCCCTCGTAGGGGCCGCTGTTCACGAGTTCGGGGCTGCCGCTCAGTTCCTCGTTCACGGCGGTGATGGTGCCGCTCGCCGGGGCGTAGATGTCGCTGGCGGTCTTGACGCTCTCGACCACGGCCACCGTCTCGCCGGCCTCGACCTTCCGGCCCACCTCGGGCAGTTCGACGTACACCACGTCGCCGAGCTGATCCTGCGCGAAGTCGCTGATGCCGACGGTGCCATCCGGGGAAAGCCACTCGTGGCTGGCGGCGTATTTCAGTTCGCTGGGGGTGTTCATGGAATCTCCTTCGGAGGGGCCCTGAGCGCTGGGCCGTGAGCTCTGGTCAGGATACGGAGAGTGGGCGGGGGCATTTGAATCTTTTGCTCAAAGCCCGTAGCCCAGCGCTCACCGCCTGTAGAACGGCAGGTCCAGCCGCGTGGCCGGATGGTCCTTGCCGCGCACCTCGACCTCGAAGGCCGGGGCGTCGGCGTGGGCGCTGTCCACCAGCGCCATGGCGATGGGATGACCCAGGGTGGGGCTGCTGGTGCCACTGGTCACGTGCCCCACGACCTGCCCGCCGAGCTTGACGGGGTAGCCCTCGCGCACCGGCACCCGGTCGAGCTTCAGGCCGATCAGGCGGTGCTTGGGCTCCAGGGCGATGTGCTCCCGGCCCACGTGCGCCTTGTCCTTCACGACCCAGGTGTAGGTGCTGCTCAGCGGGTGGATGGTGTCGGAGAACTCGTGGCCATACAGCGGGAAGCCCGCCTCCAGCCGCAGCGTGTCGCGCGCCCCCAGCCCGGCAGGCGTGATGCCGACGGCGAGCAGCTTGTCCCACAGCACCTCGGCCTCGCTGGCGTCCACGAAGACCTCGAAGCCGTCCTCGCCGGTGTAGCCGGTGCGCGCCAGAAACACGTCGAAACCGAAGAGTGTGGCGGCAAAAAACGCGTTCTTCTTCTTCGCGCCCAGGTCGGTGTCCGCGTGCGGTTGCAGCATCGCCTCGGCCTGCGGTCCCTGCACCGCCAGCAGCGCCCAGCGCTCCGACTCGTCGGCCAGCGACACGTCGAAGCCGGCAGTGTGCTCCTGCAGGTGCGCCCAGTCCTTGGCGGTGTTGCTGGCATTCACGACCAGCAGGTACTCGCCGTCCGCGTGCTGGTAGATGTAGATGTCGTCCACCAGCCCGCCCGACACGCCCGGCAGCCAGTTGTACTGCGCGCGGCCGGGCCGCAGCTTGCTCACGTCGTTGGTGGTGACGTGTTGCAGGAAGCGCAGGGCGTCCACGCCTGTCACGCGGAACTCGCCCATGTGTGACACGTCGAACACGCCCGCACGGGTCCGCACGGCGTCGTGCTCGGCCTTCACGCCCGCGTACTGCACCGGCATGTCCCACCCGCCGAAGGGCACCATCCGGGCGCCCGCCCGCAGGTGTGCGGCGTGCAGCGGCGTGCGCTTCAGGGGCTCTGTGGGGAGCTGGTTCACACCAGAAACTGTACCGGAGCGGGGGAGGGGGCGTCCAGGCCAGCTGGACGGACTGCTCCGTCGGCTGGGTCTCGCCACACGGCGGCCAGTGCAGAAATTCAGTGTCCGACACGGTCAATTCTGTCCTCGGCTCTCTACACTCTTTCCATGCCCGCCGCCTTCCTCGTGGCCCTGCGGCCACCCCCTGAGCTGGCCGCACGGGTGCAGGCGTTCCGCGCGGCGCATGGCGTGACGGACGCGGCGGCCGAACCGCACGTGACCGTGAAGGCCCGCAGCGGCCTGGACGCCGACCTGACGTGGGTGCCCACCGCACGGGGAGTCGTCGCCGCGTTCGCGCCGGTCCACGTGACCATCGGCGGCCCGCGCGTGTTCGGGAACGGAAGTGCGCTGTACCTGCGGGTGCACAGTCCGGACGCCGTGCGCCTGCACGTGGCGCTGCTGGACGCACTCCAGCCCGCGTCGCGGTTCGGATACGAGGGGCCGCACCTGACGCCGCACCTCAGCGTGGCCGTCGCGCGGCGGGGCGTGGACCTGCCCACCCTGCTGGCGGACGCGCAGGCCACCTTCGCCGACCTGGAGCGCGACCCACTGCCCTTCAGCGCCCGCGAGGTCGTGCTGATGCGCAAACCCGGGCCGGGCGGCGCCTACGCGGCGGTCGAGGCGTGGCCGCTGGGCGCCGGGTAGAGTCGGCGGTATGCCCACCCTCGCGCAGCTCCGGGAACTCCAGTCCATTGCCCAGGCGGGTCTGACGTACACGAAAGACGACTACGACCGCGACCGCTACGTGCGGCTGCGCGACCTCACCGCCGAACTCCTGGCCGAGCAGACCGGCCAGGCCCCCGCCGAGGTCACCGGCCTGTTGCGGATCGAGGAAGGCTACCTGACCCCCAAGGTGGACGTGCGCGCCATCGTGCTGAACCCGGCCGGCGAGGTGCTGCTCACCCGCGAGCGCGCCGACGGCCGCTGGAGCCTGCCCGGCGGCTGGGCCGATCCCGGCGAGAGCCCCCGCGAGATCGCCGTGCGCGAGGTCCGCGAGGAAACCGGCCGCACCGTGCGCGCCGTGCGCCTGCTGGCCGTCCTCGACAAGGGCAAGCACCCGCATCCGGCCGACCTGTGGGCGGTGTACAAGCTCTTCATCCACTGCGACCTCGTGGGCAGCGAGGGCAGCGGGCACGTGGCGAACACCGAGACCACCGACAGCGGGTGGTTCCTCGTGGACGCCCTGCCGCCGCTGAGCCTGGGGCGGAACCTGCCGGAACAGGTGCAGCGGGCGGTGGAGCTGGCGCGGAATCCGGGGTTGGGCGTGGATGTGGACTGAGCGGCGTTGCCCCACCCCTGGCCTCCACATGGGCAGGCGGAGAGCGTTGCGCTGGGTAGGTGGTTCCCACGTCATTCGGACTGTCCTGACACGGGGTTTCGTCAGCGTGGGGCCGCGTCCTTGCCTCGTGCGTTCACGTTGTCAGCGCCTGCGCTCTTCGCGCCCATGAGCGAGTGAACATCCTTCATCTGAGCGACAGGAGCGAGGCGCCGCCCCCGAGCGGCTAAGGCCATGTGCGATGGCGTTCGGTCAGGGGCCGGATGGGACGCTTCGACTTTGAACACCCTCGTCTCGTGCAGGAGTTCGTAGAGCAGCAGGGAAGGCGCAGGAGCGGGCCTCTCCGTACCCCTGCCTACCGTCCCTGGCTCCCCTCTGCGGTTCACTGACTCCATGCACACGCTGATCATCGGGGCGACGGGCGGAATTGGCACGGCGACGGCGCGGGCCTTCGCGGCGCAGGGCGACACGCTGACGGTGTCCGGCCGGGACGGCGAGAAGCTGAGCGCGCTGGCCGCCGACCTGGGCGCAGCCGCCCGCGTGGCGGACGTGGGCTACGAGAGTCACGTCAGGGCGCTGCTGGAGGGCGTGGACGCGCTGGACACGGTGGTGTACGCGGCGGGCGTGGCGTTGCCGGAACCGCTGCACGACGCCGATCCTGCGAAGGTGCGCGCGGTGTGGAACGCGAACTACTTCGGGGCGCTGTGGGTGCTCAAGCACGGCCTGGGGCGGCTGAATGCGGGTGGGCGCGTGTACCTGCTGGGTGCCCGGCCGGACCTGGTGACCGCGCGGGGCTTTTCACAGTACGCGGCGAGCAAGGCGGCCCTGGCCCGCGCGGCCGAGATTGCCCGGCTGGAGGCGCGCGGGGCGGGGATCACGCTGGTGCTGCCGCCCGCGGTAAACACGCCCCTGTGGACGCAGGTGGGCCGCGTCCCGCGGGGGGCGCTCGCGCCGGACGTGGTCGCGCAGGCCATCGTGCAGGACAGGGCTGGAGCGGTGCAGAACGAAGTGCGCGTGGGCGACTGAACCCTTACGGGGAGTCGCCGCCCGCGCGCCGCAGGCCGTCTTCCGTCGCCACCCACGCCACCGGGCAGTCGTGCGCCTCGCCGGGCAGGTCCGGGACCAGCAGCGCGTGCTGGACGACGCCGACGGTTACGCCCCGGTAGGCCGGCAGCAGGCGGTCGTAGAACCCGCCCCCGTAGCCCAGGCGCCGTCCGTGCGTGTCATAGGCCAGCGCCGGCAGCAGGATCGCGTGGACGTCGTGCAGGGCGACTTGCGGGGCGTCCCGGGGCGGTTGCAGCGCGCCGAAGGCGCTGGGTTCGGTGGCGGTGTGCCACGGGTGCAGCGTCAGGCGCGGTTCGGGGCGAAAGCGCGCGCGGGTCGTGAGCAGCTCGAAGTCGTCTGCCAGCGCGCCTACGTCGGGCTCGCCGGGCAGCGCGCGGTACGCGAGGACACGCTGGAAGCCGTGGGCGTGCAGGAACGCGCGCAGGTGCGCGGTGACGGCGTCCGAGACGTCAGGC is part of the Deinococcus metalli genome and encodes:
- the gcvT gene encoding glycine cleavage system aminomethyltransferase GcvT encodes the protein MNQLPTEPLKRTPLHAAHLRAGARMVPFGGWDMPVQYAGVKAEHDAVRTRAGVFDVSHMGEFRVTGVDALRFLQHVTTNDVSKLRPGRAQYNWLPGVSGGLVDDIYIYQHADGEYLLVVNASNTAKDWAHLQEHTAGFDVSLADESERWALLAVQGPQAEAMLQPHADTDLGAKKKNAFFAATLFGFDVFLARTGYTGEDGFEVFVDASEAEVLWDKLLAVGITPAGLGARDTLRLEAGFPLYGHEFSDTIHPLSSTYTWVVKDKAHVGREHIALEPKHRLIGLKLDRVPVREGYPVKLGGQVVGHVTSGTSSPTLGHPIAMALVDSAHADAPAFEVEVRGKDHPATRLDLPFYRR
- a CDS encoding NUDIX hydrolase yields the protein MPTLAQLRELQSIAQAGLTYTKDDYDRDRYVRLRDLTAELLAEQTGQAPAEVTGLLRIEEGYLTPKVDVRAIVLNPAGEVLLTRERADGRWSLPGGWADPGESPREIAVREVREETGRTVRAVRLLAVLDKGKHPHPADLWAVYKLFIHCDLVGSEGSGHVANTETTDSGWFLVDALPPLSLGRNLPEQVQRAVELARNPGLGVDVD
- the gcvH gene encoding glycine cleavage system protein GcvH gives rise to the protein MNTPSELKYAASHEWLSPDGTVGISDFAQDQLGDVVYVELPEVGRKVEAGETVAVVESVKTASDIYAPASGTITAVNEELSGSPELVNSGPYEGGWLFKMDVTGEGDLMDAAAYTSANS
- a CDS encoding 5-formyltetrahydrofolate cyclo-ligase, which gives rise to MRPPPPTAPKSEWRAWARAARAALPDVSDAVTAHLRAFLHAHGFQRVLAYRALPGEPDVGALADDFELLTTRARFRPEPRLTLHPWHTATEPSAFGALQPPRDAPQVALHDVHAILLPALAYDTHGRRLGYGGGFYDRLLPAYRGVTVGVVQHALLVPDLPGEAHDCPVAWVATEDGLRRAGGDSP
- the gcvP gene encoding aminomethyl-transferring glycine dehydrogenase; amino-acid sequence: MTRTPLTDLLQTSDFTDRHIGPTPQEQAAMLAELGVSSLDELSDTTLPESIRFDGELQVGGPVTEAQALADLKAVAAKNKVFRSYIGMGYSGTHTPGVILRNMLENPGWYTAYTPYQAEISQGRLEMLLNFQQTVMDLTALPVCNASLLDEATAAAEAMTLAKRAGKSKSTTFVIAHDVHPQTKDVIRTRAEYFGFEIVEMKAQDVAGGLPECFGVLMQTPGTYGDLHDLSPVADAVHAQGGLLVAATDLLASALVKPVGEMGTDIAIGSAQRFGVPMGFGGPHAAFLACQKTFERQMPGRVIGVSKDVRGKTALRMAMQTREQHIRREKATSNICTAQALLANMAAAYAVYHGPRGIRTIAERVQRLTGALAGALEQAGVRLGSDTYFDTLTVKPDDVAAVRERALALGMNLRYGTGGVWVTVSLDETTTPADVLDLIHAITGTRPADDLDLDGVYADGIPDALKRTSEYLTHPVFNTHHSEHGMLRYLKGLENKDYSLTHGMIPLGSCTMKLNATTEMIPVTWPEFGQLHPFAPADQTEGYADMLAELEAWLADITGYDAVSLQPNSGAQGEYAGLLTIRKYHAARGESHRTVCLIPASAHGTNPASAAMMGMQVVVVKTDADGNIDMDDLTAQAEKYSDTLGALMITYPSTHGVYEERVKDACDVIHQHGGQVYLDGANMNAQVGLTKPGLIGSDVSHLNLHKTFAIPHGGGGPGMGPIGVKAHLAPYLPNHTVRPTSDSDTGAVSAAPYGSASILPISYLYIRLLGAAGLKKATQVALLNANYIAHHLKGAYPVLYTGRSGRVAHECIIDLRPLKAATGITEEDVAKRLMDYGFHAPTMSFPVPGTLMIEPTESEPRAELDRFIAAMLGIRREIQDVQDDLIAAADSPLKHAPHTQDDLMADEWTRVYSRATAAYPTSMQKQWKYWPSVNRVDNVYGDRNFVCSCPPVEEWALSQ
- a CDS encoding 2'-5' RNA ligase family protein translates to MPAAFLVALRPPPELAARVQAFRAAHGVTDAAAEPHVTVKARSGLDADLTWVPTARGVVAAFAPVHVTIGGPRVFGNGSALYLRVHSPDAVRLHVALLDALQPASRFGYEGPHLTPHLSVAVARRGVDLPTLLADAQATFADLERDPLPFSAREVVLMRKPGPGGAYAAVEAWPLGAG
- a CDS encoding SDR family NAD(P)-dependent oxidoreductase; translation: MHTLIIGATGGIGTATARAFAAQGDTLTVSGRDGEKLSALAADLGAAARVADVGYESHVRALLEGVDALDTVVYAAGVALPEPLHDADPAKVRAVWNANYFGALWVLKHGLGRLNAGGRVYLLGARPDLVTARGFSQYAASKAALARAAEIARLEARGAGITLVLPPAVNTPLWTQVGRVPRGALAPDVVAQAIVQDRAGAVQNEVRVGD